A genomic window from Desulfovibrio oxyclinae DSM 11498 includes:
- the tmcD gene encoding electron transfer complex subunit TmcD, with protein sequence MTDTNGWNWEPGKKTVQNLSEISEDVRWTEEWHASPDGETVACVACTDDAEFSFVVNGEVLENRFEKAICPKFTPDGSLAALVSLDMEWTVAVDGKPWEETYGFLWDMQFGGGKLAVAVQQDMKYGMIVDGKPWDQLFENANQYKLSACGTRSAAAVQAESMGPADIFGFQEGIFSLAVDGKLWDLRAMNVYTPVFSADAGSVACQTRKTLYDYTIAVDGKFWSKDFACVWEPCFNPADKSVVAPVRVSGRWGMARNAEIIWEPRFSQLWQQQFSPDGSALWAICATDFGKFTVCRDAKPWDCTFGAVVDLSLSHDGRRAAALGHNRDSGYNVIVDGTTWSGDYDMAWKPVFSPDGSAVAAKVKKGGRYNIVLDGKPYSEDFDMVFDPVFSPEGDKVLVKGIRNGAYERIVATVGDFRKEA encoded by the coding sequence ATGACTGATACTAACGGCTGGAATTGGGAGCCCGGCAAGAAAACCGTGCAGAACCTCTCGGAAATCAGCGAAGACGTTCGCTGGACCGAAGAGTGGCACGCCAGTCCCGACGGTGAAACCGTCGCGTGCGTGGCCTGTACGGATGATGCCGAGTTCAGCTTCGTCGTCAACGGCGAAGTGCTGGAAAACAGGTTCGAAAAGGCGATCTGTCCCAAATTCACCCCCGACGGCAGCTTGGCCGCGCTGGTCTCTCTGGACATGGAGTGGACCGTGGCCGTTGACGGGAAACCGTGGGAAGAAACCTACGGGTTTTTGTGGGACATGCAGTTCGGCGGCGGCAAGCTTGCCGTGGCCGTACAGCAGGACATGAAGTACGGGATGATCGTCGACGGGAAACCTTGGGATCAACTTTTTGAGAACGCGAACCAGTACAAGCTGAGCGCTTGTGGAACGCGTTCGGCCGCTGCCGTTCAGGCGGAGTCCATGGGGCCGGCCGACATCTTCGGCTTTCAGGAGGGTATATTCTCTCTGGCCGTGGACGGAAAGCTCTGGGACCTTCGCGCAATGAACGTCTACACCCCGGTGTTCAGCGCGGATGCCGGAAGCGTGGCCTGTCAGACCCGAAAGACTCTTTACGACTACACCATCGCGGTGGACGGCAAGTTCTGGAGCAAGGACTTCGCCTGCGTCTGGGAACCCTGCTTCAACCCGGCGGACAAGAGCGTCGTGGCCCCCGTGCGCGTGAGCGGACGCTGGGGCATGGCCCGCAACGCCGAGATCATCTGGGAGCCTCGTTTCTCCCAGCTCTGGCAGCAGCAGTTCAGCCCGGACGGATCCGCCCTGTGGGCCATTTGCGCCACCGACTTCGGCAAGTTCACCGTATGTCGCGACGCAAAGCCCTGGGATTGCACCTTCGGTGCGGTGGTGGATCTCTCCTTGAGCCATGACGGACGCCGCGCCGCGGCGCTGGGTCACAACCGCGACAGCGGGTACAACGTCATCGTTGACGGTACCACCTGGTCCGGTGACTACGACATGGCATGGAAGCCGGTGTTCAGCCCCGACGGGTCCGCCGTGGCCGCCAAGGTCAAGAAGGGCGGGCGCTACAACATCGTGCTGGACGGCAAGCCCTACAGCGAAGACTTCGACATGGTCTTCGACCCCGTGTTCAGCCCCGAGGGCGACAAG
- a CDS encoding 2-hydroxymuconate tautomerase family protein produces the protein MPYVNIRITREGATAEQKQQLMDGVTALLRDVLGKNPETTFVIIDEVDTDNWGIAGESVTNRRKRGR, from the coding sequence ATGCCATATGTAAACATTCGGATAACGCGCGAAGGCGCCACTGCGGAACAAAAGCAACAGCTCATGGACGGCGTGACAGCCCTGCTCAGGGACGTACTGGGCAAGAATCCCGAGACCACCTTCGTGATCATCGATGAAGTGGATACCGACAACTGGGGAATAGCCGGAGAATCTGTCACCAATCGCCGGAAGCGTGGTCGCTGA
- a CDS encoding carboxymuconolactone decarboxylase family protein has protein sequence MSESQVELKESIGASWAQYRERMPEFAQAYDAIAAEAYAGGSIGAKHKRLMALCAAMIKGCRACILYQADNAIEQGATLDEFLETIAVATALGGTMGAAEATRLMQFLEERGMLD, from the coding sequence ATGAGCGAGAGTCAGGTTGAACTGAAGGAAAGCATCGGAGCGAGTTGGGCACAGTATCGCGAACGCATGCCCGAGTTTGCGCAGGCGTATGACGCAATTGCTGCGGAAGCGTATGCCGGAGGGAGCATCGGCGCAAAGCACAAGCGGCTCATGGCGCTCTGCGCCGCGATGATAAAAGGCTGCCGCGCCTGCATCCTGTATCAGGCGGACAACGCCATCGAGCAGGGGGCCACGTTGGATGAGTTCCTTGAGACCATAGCTGTTGCCACGGCGCTTGGCGGCACTATGGGGGCAGCCGAGGCCACGCGGCTCATGCAGTTTCTGGAAGAGCGCGGCATGCTGGACTAG
- a CDS encoding LysR substrate-binding domain-containing protein: MRPINMLDTSRATSLPIDLLRTFVAAVDCGSFTRAAHTVHRTQAAVSMQMARLEDEVGTLLFRRAGRGVTLTLEGETLVEYARRLLSLHDEALSAVTAPEMEGRVRLGAPEDYASWFLPQMLAAFHETHPLVRVEVFCGTSQSLNLRFQRGELDLTILSHAADPLDDQTAEVIHREPIVWVTGLSGNAHEREPLPLAVFHDGCTYRRWAVEGCERMGRDYRIAFVSPSLTGVLSAVKAGLGVAPVGRSTVDGELRLLGESEGFPALPSSTVCLHRHPGAHGEIVEGLARFIRRKLV; the protein is encoded by the coding sequence ATGCGACCCATAAACATGCTTGATACTTCGCGCGCCACCAGCCTGCCCATTGATCTTCTGAGGACCTTCGTCGCCGCTGTGGACTGCGGCAGCTTCACCCGTGCCGCACATACGGTGCACCGGACCCAGGCCGCAGTCAGCATGCAGATGGCCCGTCTGGAGGATGAAGTAGGGACGCTGTTGTTTCGACGTGCAGGCCGAGGCGTGACCCTGACGCTGGAAGGGGAAACGCTTGTCGAATACGCGCGCAGGTTGCTTTCATTGCACGACGAAGCGCTCTCGGCCGTCACCGCGCCGGAAATGGAGGGACGTGTCCGCCTTGGTGCCCCGGAGGACTATGCGTCGTGGTTTCTTCCGCAGATGCTCGCAGCCTTCCACGAAACTCATCCGCTCGTGCGCGTGGAGGTTTTCTGCGGCACAAGCCAGTCGCTGAACCTTCGCTTTCAGCGGGGAGAGCTGGACCTGACCATACTCAGTCACGCCGCGGATCCGCTGGACGACCAAACCGCCGAGGTGATTCATCGCGAACCCATCGTGTGGGTCACGGGCCTGAGCGGCAACGCGCATGAACGCGAACCGCTCCCGCTGGCGGTCTTTCATGATGGGTGCACTTATCGCCGCTGGGCCGTGGAGGGATGTGAGCGCATGGGCCGCGACTATCGGATAGCGTTTGTGAGCCCCAGCCTGACAGGCGTGCTTTCGGCCGTGAAGGCGGGCCTCGGCGTGGCCCCGGTGGGGCGCAGCACGGTGGACGGCGAGTTGCGGCTGCTTGGAGAATCCGAAGGGTTCCCGGCCCTGCCGAGCTCTACGGTTTGCCTGCACCGACATCCCGGAGCGCATGGCGAAATCGTCGAAGGGCTGGCGCGGTTCATCCGCCGAAAGCTGGTCTAG